In Falco biarmicus isolate bFalBia1 chromosome 6, bFalBia1.pri, whole genome shotgun sequence, the following are encoded in one genomic region:
- the CRLS1 gene encoding cardiolipin synthase (CMP-forming): MLAAAWLGRGLWGLLRGAARGRPGEPGRPLASRPGAGGAGGRRRNGSGLCLAAGAGGAGAPPALRPPRRPLLRAPAAAWRLLSGGAAPPEPPQRRAAGRYAELYENPWTVPNMLSMARMGLAPVLGYLIVEENFDVALGVFVLAGVTDLLDGFIARNWANQKSALGSALDPLADKILISVLYVSLTCANLIPVSLTSMIILRDVALIAAVFYVRYKTLSPPRTLSRYFNPCYATAQLKPTLISKMNTAVQLILVAASLAAPVFNYVDSIYLQTLWCITAFTTVTSAYSYYHYGRKTVQVINNK, translated from the exons aTGCTGGCCGCcgcctggctgggcagggggctctgggggctgctccgcggcgcggcgcgggggcggccgggtGAGCCCGGTAGGCCGCTGGCCAgccggcccggcgcggggggtGCCGGCGGCCGGCGTCGCAACGGCAGCGGGTTGTGCctggcggcgggcgcggggggggcgggtgCCCCTCCCGCCCTgcgccccccgcgccggccgCTGCTgcgcgctcccgccgccgcctggCGCCTCCtgagcggcggggccgcgccgcccgaGCCCCCCcagcggcgggcagcggggcgcTACGCCGAGCTG TACGAAAACCCTTGGACCGTCCCCAACATGCTGTCAATGGCCAGGATGGGGCTGGCGCCGGTGCTGGGTTACCTGATCGTTGAAGAAAACTTCGACGTCGCGCTGGGTGTGTTTGTCCTGGCTGGCGTGACGGATCTG ttgGATGGATTTATTGCACGAAACTGGGCTAATCAGAAATCAGCTTTGGGAAGTGCTCTTGATCCTCTGGCTGATAAAATTCTCATCAGCGTGCTGTATGTAAGCCTAACTTGTGCAAATCTTATCCCAG TTTCACTTACATCCATGATTATTCTGAGGGATGTAGCGctcattgctgctgttttttatGTGCGATACAAAACTCTGTCTCCACCG AGAACACTCAGTAGGTATTTTAACCCCTGTTACGCTACTGCCCAGTTAAAACCGACATTGATTAGCAAG ATGAATACAGCGGTTCAGCTAATTTTGGTGGCAGCTTCTTTAGCAGCTCCTGTCTTCAATTATGTGGACAGCATATATCTGCAGACATTATG GTGCATCACAGCTTTCACAACGGTAACATCTGCATACAGCTATTACCACTATGGCCGAAAAACAGTTCAGGTGATAAATAACAAATGA